ATCTCCCTCACCAGATGCCCTTTCGCGGTTCCGCCGATGGATGGATTGCAGGGACAGTTCCCAACCGCATCCATATTGATCGTGAAAACGGCCGTACGGCAGCCGAGCCGCGCAGAAGCGAGCGCGGCCTCGATCCCGGCGTGGCCGGCCCCTATTACAACAACATCATAACGATCTGCCTGATACATGATTTTATTTTCGCACCTTTATTTTACTCTCCGCGAAAGCGCGGAAAATGGATTTTTATTTTCCGACACAAAAATGGGCAAACACCGAATCCACGATCGCCGTGGTGGCACGCTCCCCGGTCAGCTCCAAAAGCGCGGACACCGCCGCCTCAACCGAAACCGTTACGGCGTCGAGCGTCATGCCGGAACGAAGCGCCGACAACGCGGCAGAAAGCTCCCCGGCGGCCCTCCGCGCGGCGTCGCGCTGCCGTTCCGTAAACAGGATTCCCTCCGACGGGTTCAGCTCCGACGTACGGAACAGCTCCGAAACCGCCTTCTCAAGCTGAGACAGCCCTTCCCCCGTCAAGGCTGATAAATATACGATTTGTTTAAATTTGTTTTTAATATACTCAACGTCGAGCTTTTCGCTCAAATCGCTCTTATTCAGCACCGCCACAGCGGGAATCCCCTCCAGCTCCCGGATCAGCTCCTTGTCTTCCCCGTTGAGCTCCCGGGAAAGATCGAAAACCGCAAGCGCCAGCTCCGCCGACCGGATGCGCTTCTTCGCGCGGTTCACCCCGATGCTCTCCACAGGGTCGTCGGTGGGCCGGATTCCGGCGGTGTCGGCAAGGCGAAGCGGAATGCCGCCGAGGACGACCGTATCCTCCACGACGTCGCGGGTCGTGCCGGGAAAACTGGTGACGATCGAACGCTCGCAACCCGCGAGCAGGTTCATCAATGTGGATTTTCCGACGTTCGGCCTCCCCACGATCACGGTATCGACGCCCTCGCGCAGAACGCGGCCGGCGTCGAACTGATCCAGCAGGCGGGAAAGCTCCTCCTTTGCTTCGGAAAGGACGGACAAAAGCGATTCCGGGCTGACTTCCGGGATATCGTCCTCCGGATAATCCGCCCAGGCGGAAAGATGGGCGGCTGTGTCCAAAAGGCTGTCCCGTATTTTCGAAATGCGGCGGAACAGCGCCCCGTCGTACCCGGCCAGCGCGGCGCGGGCGGCCTGCTCCCCTTTGGCTCCGATGATCTGCATCACCGATTCGGCCTCGGTCAGGTCCATTTTCCCGTTCAGAAACGCCCGGCGGGTAAATTCGCCCGGCCCCGCGGGAACGGCCCCCGCCTCCAGCACCGCGGCAAGGACGCGGCGGAGCACGAAAAGCCCGCCGTGGCAGGAAAGCTCGACGACGTCTTCCCCCGTGAAGCTGGCGGGGGCGGCATAAACCAGGGCGACCGCTTCATCCAGCTTTTCCCGGCCGGAGCCTTTTCCGCCGTATACATGCCCGTAAAGCATCGTGTAGCCGGATGCTTCGCGGATTTTTCTGCCGTGGGGCGATACGAACACCCGGTCCGCAGCCTCGCGCGCCTGCGGGCCGGAGATCCGGATGATCCCGATCCCCGCCGGAGCCTGCGCGGTGGAGATCGCCGCGATCGTCGTCTCCCGTTCCATCTGCCTGTCCCTCCCGTGAAATTTTTCTGCAAAAAGGCGGTTCGTAACACGAACCGCCCGATTTCCTATTTTTTTACATCGACCCGGCCGTACAGCGGTCCGTTCCCTGTCTTGGGCGCGGGCGGCTTTACCGGCGCGGACGCGGCAGACGCCC
This window of the Ruminococcaceae bacterium BL-6 genome carries:
- the mnmE gene encoding tRNA modification GTPase MnmE; protein product: MERETTIAAISTAQAPAGIGIIRISGPQAREAADRVFVSPHGRKIREASGYTMLYGHVYGGKGSGREKLDEAVALVYAAPASFTGEDVVELSCHGGLFVLRRVLAAVLEAGAVPAGPGEFTRRAFLNGKMDLTEAESVMQIIGAKGEQAARAALAGYDGALFRRISKIRDSLLDTAAHLSAWADYPEDDIPEVSPESLLSVLSEAKEELSRLLDQFDAGRVLREGVDTVIVGRPNVGKSTLMNLLAGCERSIVTSFPGTTRDVVEDTVVLGGIPLRLADTAGIRPTDDPVESIGVNRAKKRIRSAELALAVFDLSRELNGEDKELIRELEGIPAVAVLNKSDLSEKLDVEYIKNKFKQIVYLSALTGEGLSQLEKAVSELFRTSELNPSEGILFTERQRDAARRAAGELSAALSALRSGMTLDAVTVSVEAAVSALLELTGERATTAIVDSVFAHFCVGK